The following are from one region of the Tenacibaculum dicentrarchi genome:
- a CDS encoding Eco57I restriction-modification methylase domain-containing protein → MSLFQVSVLKKHLKLQQKEVLEKAYKKYTKYFLNPTIQENIRSSKEEEYQGIFLTELFVNILNYTLKPNADFNLVAEYKNQTNARKADGAILNDNIAIAVIELKGTKTKDLESIRKQAFDYKANQKGCVYVITSNFEKLRFYINDATEFEEFNLFELTKEQFQLLYLCLHKDNILNNIPLKIKEASVVKEEQITKDFYNDYSLFKRELYRDLVKQNLKNPIFRTEQEKENIDSINKNIKLSLFKKSQKLIDRFLFIFFAEDRGLLPPNSTLQILENWDKLKDLDVEVPLYNRFKLYFKYLDTGREGTDKKAEIFAYNGGLFKPDAVLNSLILDDKLLYKHTKKLSEYDFDSQVDVNILGHIFENSLNEIESVNAEIQGSNFDKQTSKRKKDGVFYTPKYITKYIVDNTVGKLCTEKKIELGIKEDDYFKGRKNRPKTTIIKLVSFLDVYREWLLKLTICDPACGSGAFLNQALDFLIKEHTYIDELKTRLLGGGFVFPDIENKILENNIFGVDLNEESVEIAKLSLWLRTAQPRRKLNNLNSNIKCGNSLIDSKTVAGDKAFNWENEFSEIFENGGFDVIIGNPPYVQLQKMKELSLKIKNIGYKTYESTGDLYCLFYEKGNEILKEKGLLGFITSNKWMRANYGKSLRKYLFDNTNPYKLLDLGAGIFESAVVDSNIIMFEKSKVENFIISSIDISKEKDVKDLISFDSFFVDISPKNDDVWTISSKVEQNLKAKILKKGILLKDWNVGVKYGIKTGLNEAFIIDEEKKNELISSDINSKKIIEPILRGRDVDRYKIEYQNLYLLNVHNGYKEIPKVEIDDFPAVKEHLKMYEPKLSKRYDKGYTPYNLRNCAYIDSFSEKKIIWKEMSSKPPFVLDTKKYFTNDTITFITGENLEYLLAMLNSKVSFYIFSNYYSGGGLGSKGIRFKKDFLSNLPIAKTSDEVPYINKVEEILLSTEKIQKVNNKFQKYVKQKFQLEKLSKKLQNWHDLEFGDFIKELNKAIKSNNKELVKNELPIIPVLTKLDEMDWMDVFTVKKSEAQALQTQINQTDKEIDAMVYKLYNLTDAEIAIVENS, encoded by the coding sequence ATGTCATTATTTCAAGTATCCGTATTAAAAAAACATCTTAAACTTCAGCAAAAAGAAGTACTAGAAAAAGCCTATAAAAAATATACAAAATATTTTCTAAATCCGACGATACAAGAAAATATCAGAAGCTCAAAAGAAGAAGAATATCAAGGTATTTTTTTAACGGAATTATTTGTGAATATTTTAAATTATACCCTAAAACCAAATGCCGATTTTAACTTAGTTGCCGAATATAAAAATCAAACCAACGCACGAAAAGCCGATGGTGCTATTTTAAACGATAACATTGCTATTGCAGTTATCGAATTAAAAGGTACAAAAACTAAGGATTTAGAAAGCATCAGAAAACAAGCGTTTGATTATAAAGCAAATCAAAAAGGCTGTGTTTATGTGATTACTTCCAATTTTGAAAAATTACGATTCTATATAAACGATGCCACCGAATTTGAAGAATTTAATCTTTTTGAACTTACCAAAGAACAGTTTCAACTCTTGTATTTGTGCTTGCATAAAGATAATATTTTAAATAATATTCCTTTAAAAATTAAAGAAGCATCCGTAGTTAAAGAAGAACAAATTACAAAAGATTTTTATAACGATTATTCGCTTTTTAAAAGAGAATTATATCGAGATTTAGTAAAACAGAATTTAAAGAATCCTATTTTTAGAACCGAACAGGAAAAAGAAAATATTGATAGTATTAATAAAAATATCAAATTAAGTCTGTTTAAAAAATCGCAAAAATTAATTGATAGGTTTCTGTTTATTTTCTTTGCCGAAGATAGGGGTTTATTACCGCCAAATTCAACACTTCAAATCCTTGAAAATTGGGATAAATTAAAAGATTTAGATGTTGAAGTTCCTTTATATAATCGCTTTAAATTGTATTTTAAATATTTAGACACTGGTAGAGAAGGAACAGATAAAAAAGCCGAAATTTTCGCTTATAATGGCGGACTTTTTAAACCTGATGCCGTTTTAAATTCGCTTATTTTAGATGATAAATTACTATATAAACATACTAAAAAATTATCGGAATATGATTTTGATAGCCAAGTTGATGTAAATATTTTAGGACATATTTTTGAAAATTCGTTAAATGAAATTGAAAGCGTAAATGCCGAAATTCAAGGTTCAAATTTTGATAAACAAACAAGTAAACGTAAAAAAGATGGTGTTTTTTATACGCCAAAATACATCACAAAATATATTGTAGATAATACCGTTGGTAAACTTTGTACCGAAAAGAAAATTGAACTTGGTATCAAAGAAGATGACTATTTTAAAGGACGAAAAAACAGACCAAAAACAACGATTATTAAATTAGTTTCGTTCTTAGATGTTTATAGAGAATGGCTGTTAAAACTGACTATTTGCGACCCCGCTTGTGGTTCGGGAGCATTTTTAAATCAAGCGTTAGATTTTCTAATTAAAGAGCATACCTATATTGATGAGCTAAAAACCAGGCTTTTAGGAGGTGGTTTTGTATTTCCTGATATTGAAAATAAAATCCTTGAAAATAATATTTTTGGGGTAGATTTAAACGAAGAATCCGTAGAAATTGCAAAACTTTCGCTGTGGCTAAGAACCGCACAACCTAGACGTAAATTAAACAACTTAAACAGCAATATTAAATGTGGAAATTCTTTAATTGATAGTAAAACCGTTGCTGGTGATAAAGCTTTTAATTGGGAAAATGAGTTTTCTGAAATATTTGAAAATGGTGGTTTTGATGTAATTATTGGAAATCCGCCGTATGTTCAATTACAGAAGATGAAAGAACTTTCATTAAAAATTAAAAATATTGGATATAAAACGTACGAAAGTACAGGAGATTTATATTGTTTATTTTATGAAAAAGGTAATGAAATATTAAAAGAAAAAGGTCTTTTAGGTTTTATTACTTCAAATAAATGGATGAGAGCAAATTATGGTAAAAGTTTAAGAAAGTATTTATTTGATAATACTAATCCATATAAATTATTAGATTTAGGTGCTGGGATTTTTGAATCTGCTGTTGTAGATTCAAATATAATTATGTTTGAAAAAAGTAAAGTTGAAAATTTTATAATTTCAAGTATAGATATTTCTAAAGAAAAAGATGTAAAAGATTTAATTTCTTTTGATAGTTTCTTTGTTGATATTAGTCCTAAAAATGATGATGTATGGACAATTTCATCAAAAGTAGAACAAAATTTAAAAGCAAAAATTTTAAAGAAAGGTATCTTATTAAAAGATTGGAATGTTGGAGTAAAATACGGAATTAAGACAGGATTAAATGAAGCGTTTATTATTGATGAAGAAAAAAAGAATGAATTGATAAGTTCTGATATTAATTCAAAAAAAATTATAGAACCTATTTTAAGAGGAAGAGATGTTGATAGATATAAAATAGAATATCAAAATTTGTATTTATTAAATGTTCATAATGGTTATAAAGAAATTCCTAAAGTTGAAATTGATGATTTTCCAGCTGTTAAAGAACATTTAAAAATGTATGAACCTAAATTATCTAAAAGATATGATAAAGGTTATACTCCTTATAATCTAAGAAATTGTGCATACATAGATTCTTTTTCAGAAAAAAAGATTATTTGGAAAGAAATGTCTTCAAAACCACCTTTTGTTTTAGATACAAAAAAATATTTTACAAATGATACTATAACATTTATAACTGGCGAAAATTTAGAATATTTATTAGCAATGCTAAATTCAAAAGTATCGTTTTATATCTTTTCAAATTATTATTCTGGAGGTGGTTTAGGTTCTAAAGGAATCAGATTTAAAAAAGATTTTTTATCTAATTTGCCAATTGCTAAAACTTCGGATGAAGTTCCATATATAAATAAAGTAGAAGAAATTCTTTTATCAACAGAGAAAATTCAAAAAGTAAATAACAAATTCCAAAAGTATGTAAAGCAAAAATTTCAATTAGAAAAGTTATCAAAAAAGCTTCAAAACTGGCACGATTTAGAATTTGGCGATTTTATAAAAGAACTCAACAAGGCGATAAAAAGCAATAATAAAGAACTTGTAAAAAACGAACTGCCAATAATTCCCGTACTTACAAAACTAGATGAAATGGATTGGATGGATGTTTTTACGGTTAAAAAATCCGAAGCTCAAGCCTTACAAACTCAAATAAATCAAACCGATAAAGAAATTGATGCAATGGTTTATAAATTATACAATTTAACCGATGCTGAAATTGCGATTGTAGAAAATAGTTAG
- a CDS encoding tyrosine-type recombinase/integrase, producing the protein MTKISFYIRNTDTKKETPINFRINLSRDEKLRGTTKIKIAPLFWDKEKQRVRNRVEVSNIKDVINNRLREFENFILNKVLLSDTENPIEIKQNLKNDIKEFFGRKEEKIVPTLYSQAEQFIEDSQRRTINDKPISKTTILAYKRTIKVLKEFEECNKYPISFESITMDFYYDFITFLKEKNFTPNTIGNYIKTLKVFLSDATEKGINTNLTYKNKNFIKPTGESFQIYLNEEELSSMINLDLSNDKKLDNARDLFIIGAYTGLRVSDFNNLSKDNIEVQNGYQLLNLIVTKTNRPISIPIHPKVADIITKNSGNFPKKMSDQHINKSLKEIGKLANINTKISYNTNKGGNIIKETKYKYEMITNHTGRRSFCTNAYINNMPTLDIMAISGHTTEKVFLTYIKIGAKERALKIADNNFFKK; encoded by the coding sequence ATGACTAAGATTAGTTTTTACATAAGAAATACTGATACAAAAAAAGAAACTCCTATTAATTTTCGTATCAATTTATCAAGAGATGAAAAATTAAGAGGAACTACAAAAATTAAAATAGCTCCCCTATTTTGGGATAAAGAAAAACAAAGAGTTAGAAACCGAGTTGAAGTTTCAAATATCAAAGATGTAATAAATAATAGATTAAGAGAATTTGAAAATTTTATTTTAAATAAAGTACTCTTATCTGATACTGAAAACCCTATTGAAATTAAACAAAATCTAAAAAATGATATTAAAGAATTTTTTGGAAGAAAAGAAGAAAAAATAGTTCCTACACTTTACTCTCAAGCTGAACAATTTATTGAAGACTCTCAAAGAAGAACAATAAATGATAAACCAATATCTAAAACAACTATTTTAGCTTACAAAAGAACTATTAAAGTATTAAAAGAGTTTGAAGAATGTAATAAATACCCTATTTCTTTTGAATCAATAACAATGGATTTTTATTATGATTTTATAACTTTTTTAAAGGAAAAAAATTTTACACCTAATACAATAGGAAATTATATTAAAACACTTAAAGTATTTTTAAGTGATGCCACTGAAAAAGGTATAAATACAAATTTAACGTACAAAAACAAAAATTTTATAAAACCTACTGGAGAATCATTTCAAATATATCTGAATGAAGAAGAACTTAGTAGTATGATAAACTTAGATTTATCAAATGATAAAAAACTAGATAACGCAAGAGATTTATTTATTATTGGTGCATATACAGGATTAAGAGTTTCAGATTTTAATAATTTATCTAAAGATAATATCGAAGTTCAAAATGGCTATCAATTATTAAACCTTATTGTTACTAAAACGAATAGACCTATTTCGATTCCTATTCATCCAAAAGTGGCAGATATTATAACTAAAAATAGCGGAAACTTTCCAAAAAAAATGTCTGACCAACATATTAACAAATCATTAAAAGAAATAGGTAAATTAGCCAATATTAATACTAAAATAAGCTATAACACAAATAAAGGAGGTAATATTATTAAAGAAACAAAATATAAATATGAAATGATTACAAATCATACAGGAAGACGCTCTTTTTGTACTAATGCCTATATTAATAATATGCCAACACTTGATATAATGGCAATTAGCGGGCATACTACAGAAAAAGTATTTCTAACCTATATTAAAATTGGAGCAAAAGAAAGAGCTTTGAAAATTGCAGATAATAATTTTTTTAAGAAATAA